The Nicotiana sylvestris chromosome 6, ASM39365v2, whole genome shotgun sequence genomic sequence AATTGAAAGTGATGTGATGGCAAATGCAACAAGGAGAAATCCACAGACACGTTGATTTTTACGATTACCACTATATTTACAATCATTCTCTGACTAATAAGAACCAGGATAATTACTTCTATCCATTTAGGCATCATTTAGAATTCCGGACATAAACCAAAGAAAGCAAAGTGGAACAATAGAACTTACAATGAATCTAGCATGTACAAGAAGTTCTCTGCATAAGAGAGATTGTTGGATGGAAGGACAGGTGGCCTTCCAGCTATTCTTAAGTAAGCAGCTGCAGCAATTGTAGGTGCCTGCAAATACAACGAATAGAATGCTTATTACTACTTAGTACTTTACACTCAGTTGACGAAGATCACAAAGAACATACATCAAACTTTAACGCAATATCGTAGTTCAAAATATCAGAAGTTCAGAcaatcaaagaaaaaatagatGAAGGAAAGGAAAATAACCTTGCCAAGGATCCGGACTATTTGTTTATCTCTCACTTGTTTAGACTTGTATATATCCTGTCCCTGCATGAACAAAGACAAATGATCAGAATCACGaaataaaatgttgcaattcaaATGCTTGCTGTCCAGCTATCATTAAAATGGGTCAAAATTCAGAAGGTAAATCatttttattttgataagtaAAATTTTATTAATAAAGTAGTACCAAGAGGGTACTAGCAAAAGTACAGAAGATAAGGAGCAAGCTCCCAACTAGTAAAACTTTTGAGAATCCAACAATTCAGAACGTAAATCAATTTGTGATCTCTCAACCCTTAGTTGAGAATCTTGCTTCGTAATGACCAAAATTCAGGCTTAAGAAGGGTCTTTAATAGTATTTCTTTTTCCATTGAGATGGACCACTAAGCAGACCAAGAGAAGCAATTTACATTGTACCCCAAGAAATAAGTTATGTTGTCTTGTTAGCTCATAAAGGAAGCTAAATGATCGTCCAAACCGGAGGAAATATTTAATTGTTCAACTTTGTGTAAGAGACATTTTCTGAACCATATACAcagattccttaagattttcctTTGAACTATTTGAGTTATCCAACTCAAGCTATGAGAATAGAAATGGTTGTAGCTCTAACAGATACCCTCTTGCCAACTACAAAGAAACTTCAGGTGGGGACAAAAGAGAGCAATTTAAACTGCAGCATGAAATTTGAGCAGAAGAGAGGGTTTAGACAAATAGCTGTTCCAGTATACCCCAAAAGAACAAACGGATAAAAGATAAAACATGCTTCTTCACAAAATATATGAAAACAAATTTCGCTTTAAGTTTTGAAACATTTCAAGGTGGCAATTATAACATTTCATCATCAACTCCTTTATTCAACTCTCACTAGGACAATAAGAAGCTAACTTTCAAATTATTATTCGCGTCAGTTGTTACTGTCAACTCTTAGAGAGACACCTAGACAAAAAATTTGACAAGCATTCTCATCAGAAACCTACACTGAACTCTCTAAATATAGAGAAGCTAGTAATCCCTCAGTGGTAAGACAATCATGATGAAGCAGTGTCCCTTAATTGGAACTAAGAAGCTAAGTTCATCTCAGGGAACCAAAATGAGATCAGGGAACATCTGAAGCAATGAATTTAGGTAAATCAGAGAAGCTTTGGCTACAGATTATATATTGGTCAAACACTTCCACGTCTGTTGCATCATAGCAAAGAGGGAGAAGAGGCAACACAAGAAGGAATATTTGAAAATGTTGCTTACTCTCAGAGCTGGATTGGCATCAGGATGAAAGACAGAAAGAGCACTCATTGCGCTGACAAGAACACCCATTGGATGAGCATCATGGGGCATCGAATGTATAATATCCTGCATCATAAAATTGCAATTGGTTCAGATTTTTTTGGACTCCAACAAAAAGCAGGAACCCAACACTCAACAGCATAaactttataaaaaaaaaaaaaaaaggacttTGCAAACCTGTTTAAAGGACATAGGGTAGGACCGTAAATGACCATATTTAAACAACTGACATCAATATATACAAAGAAACGTAAATCATAATCACATAATTACTGATGATGTGAAAATCTAATAGAAGTACTTCTTCCTCCCCTTGCACTTACATTCTTCTTCTACTAGTGAAGGGTGTTAAGAACTAAGAGAATTTAGTGCAATTATTTTGAGGGATATGCTTAGTTTAATAGTATGGAGTGTTCTTAATCTAGTAGCTGAAACTCCTATTTAAGGAgctttcttgtatgttctttACAACCAATTCAATacgatttttttctttctttctatttcaCATAGTATCAGTGTCTCTTCCATCTCGGCAAAGATTGCAGTAGTTACACCTACCGGACAAAAGGCTTTCCCTCTTGTCATAAGTTTTCAGTGACCATTTTGGAAGATGTAGTGACTGACCAAACATGTACAGTAGGTGAAATGCCCATGGGGGTTCACAAGTTTCATACTCCAAGACCATGAAGTTTATGAGAGAGGGAAAATATTGCAGACAAAAGCTAATAAGTGCAGAAGAACTATAAGTTCATTATTTAAGTAAAATCCAAGGATGTTCCTGTCTTCAAgtcatggggagcatttgcgagTGACAAAAATCCGAATCCATTATAACTCAAGCTTTCTTAGAAAACTAAAATATGAGCGCACCAAGATTCCTTGTGGAACTGCTGAATGTTGTGAAACTGTGAACTCCCAATCTGCCAACTGGTTCTCGGATGGTAAATTACCATACACTGCAAATTTCAATAAGCACAAACGAAAAGATAAATCAAACAGAGTCAGATGTATGGatgaaacagcctctctgccctatcagggtaggggtaaggtctgcgtaaacattaccctcccagaccccacttggtgggattttactgggtagttgttgttgtaagtcaGATGTATGGATCTGCTAATTTGTTTGTGGGGTTGggctttggggggggggggggggttgagttCGAGCAACGTTAGTTTTGCTCTGCATGTATAGCTGAAAGAAGTTCATTGTGAATGAAAGCAAAAAGGCTCAGTAATGGGAATAACCGAATAAGTTGCTCAGGAATTGATTtatccctcttttttttttttgggtaagaCTAATGTGAGTTATCATCCATAGAAAGAAGAGGTGAAGACAAGGACTAGTGATACAGTATGAGTACTATAGTGTATACTCAGGTTGTCATATCAAGAATATAATTAAGTAAAATATGCAAAACATGCTTTGTAGTTCAAAATGTTTCAGCTTGATCAAGCAGAACAAGTATGCATCCACAGTGCACCCTTGGTGGGCCCAGACCAGACAACCAGTGGACAATCTCTCCCTGAGTAAGGAGGTGTATCGAAACTGCCTAGTATTATCTCAGTTTATTAACTCCAAAGTTCTATAGCATTACAACTTGATTCAAAAGTTAACTCCTACGGAGTTCCATACCTATACATTTGCTTTTCTATTCCTTCAAAAGCTCCCAGAAAGTTTGAAATTGTCAAAGTCATCTACCTCAAGCTGATTCCTTAAGTCTATCCAATTGACTCATGATGTGCGGATCTGATCTTATTTCTATTCAAACGCCATAGTCTTGACCAAATATTCATACTTTTTCCCATTTGTCATTAAATCTCAGAAAAACCGTCACCACTATTATAATCTTTTTAAACCTTGCTCAATTATTTGATCATCAAAAAGCTATATTTATGAAAAGTTTCAAAAGATTGCAAAATCCATTCAGAAATCACTCTAGACATTTCAAAAGATTGCAAAATCCATTCAGAAATCACTCTAGACATCAGACACCCCCAATGGCAATGACCAAAATCTACAAAGGCAGCAAAGACGAATCTGGGCCAGCAATAGCATAGGAACCTGTAATTAGACATTTAAATGAGTAGAGATTTCATGAGAAGCACTTACTCAAAAGATAAGCCACTTCCAAGAAGGAACTTCCCTCAGCCAGCTCTTCAATTGGGTAACCTCGATATCTAAGGATACCAGCATCACCATCTATATAGCATATTGATGACCGAACAGGTGCTGTGTTGAGATAGCCCGGATCATAAAGCTTGAGACCCTTATCATTTTGTCCTGCTGTTATCTGCGAGACAATTATATCTGGAGTTAGGAAACATTTTCAGCAAAATATATGGCTGACAGTGGCAAGAAACAAAAATGATAACATGGGTAATTTTTTGGAATTTAGAGCTCCAATGAGACAGAATAGATCATGAAACAAGCACTAAGATATATCTGTTGAgctcaattggcccaatcttAAAAATACTAGGACAAATAGCTCCATAATCTAATCTCGCACTTTGCTGGAAATTAAGGAAAACAGAATCGAGAAACATCCACATGTTACGCCGGTAGTACAGATGCATATAGCCAGAGGCATATTCACAGTGAGTCACTACTTCAGGCTCAAACTTTGTccaaaaaaatttatatatatacacattagCACACACGTCACACGCACACACATAAATGCACTTGTGCGTGTATATTTAAAATATTACGTATATACATATAAagctttataaaaaaaattaaggtcACGTATATATGTTAGACTTTAAATCTGCATACATAtataatgtgtgtgtgtgtgtatatattagACTTTGCACCATATGTTTAAATTATAGATTTGGACAAGAAGAACAAGCAACTGTAGTACTCTACCAAAAGTAAACTCGGTAGAGTTGTTACATTCAGAAAGTCTTGGTTCAAATCAACAAAAGAAGGCAAGGTCCAATTAGCAACCAGTTATATCAAACTTTTATCTTAATTGACAATCTAAACTGGACCTGATTTAGACATTGCCATCCATCCTTTATCAACATCAATAACTCATCTATATACATTCATTTCTTCTTCATGTTTCTGACAATTTCACTCTCTAATATCAACTCGATTTCTCTGCATTAGCTATTTCCTTTTGTCATGTTTGATTGATTCACAGTTCACAAAGCAAGTCCTTTTTTGCCTCATTATTGTAAAGATCTTATGAAATAAGTTTATAAAGCCTCTTAATATAATTTGGCTTTCTTTTGATAATAAGGCACAGCTAATGCGGTCTATAATAGCTCAGCCAAAAAAAAAAGGACCGAAATTTCCACTACCGCAAAAGTAGTTACAAAATTATAGAAAGTAAAGAGATCAAAATTGAAAGGGAAATTCGGAATTTGCTTCGATGAATACCTTTTTCAAGTCGGTGGCTTTGATAGTGCCTTCCTCCGAAACTTGAACCGGATACCTCTTACCGGTTCGCTCATCGATGATCGTCAACGCGCCTTTTAGATTCGGCGGCGGCGCAACGACGGAAGTGGCGGATACAACGGAAGTTTCTAAAAGTTTGGAATCGGAGAGATTGACTGAAGCGGCGAGGTGAGCTGAAAGCACAGCTAACCGCCCTCGCGCAACAGCTGAAGAATTCCCCTTCTCCATTTGTATGCTCTCTTTTTTCTCGAAAATTCTTTGTGTTATGTTTGATGAAGATTAGAAAGGTATTGATCTCGTGTTTgctgtgtatatatatgtgtgaaaTGTATTGATCTTGGTTTCATAAATTGGAAAGTCAAGTGGGGAAAGGCAATTTATGAGTTTAATTACTTTACTGGAAAAATGGTCCGATCTGGCTTTTTGTTTTGCGACGTGTCAGGGTAGATTTTTCGATTTTCCACCAATTTCCTTCATCCTAGGTAGTACTAGTATTTTTCACTGTATTTCTATTTCATAATGAATTTTTAATTTATATGCAACGataatataaaataattttatattatatGGAGTATAATTTAACATGTATAACACTTTGTCAAACTTATTTTTTATGTAACTAATTTCATTATTATGAAGGAATATTATTTATCAAATGTAATTTAAATCAATTCATGAAGCTCGACTTCAGCTCAATGCCATATATAACGTGTTATTGCTTctaaaattagcttattttgaaaagtattttttaaaaaattaatttggtaataaataatttgtgtttgactaattaatttgaaaagcatttTTGAGCGGTAATTAGTGGTTAGTCAAGCTTTTGAAAGTGTTTatgtatatttttctcaaaatacTTTTCATAAAAGTATCTTTTAAAAGATGCTATTTTTTTGTGTTTCTCAAAAATTATTTCTGCTTCTACTTAAATTTTTCCTTGgttaaataatttaactttagaAAAAATGTATTTTTGGCTTAAAAAaattgaccaaaaaaaaaaaagcacagACAAACTAGCTATGTTAATCTTAACTATTTAATCCCTTCATAGCTCATTAGCATCGCAAAAACAAAGACGAATTTGTATATGACCTTTtactattctcaaaattttcataaTCTATGGATGTCTTATTTTACCTTTGGCAATACCTTAAATCACCCCTAAATTTGGCTCAGATTATTAGTATCATCCTCGAACTATGTCCGGTCTTAATTACCCGTTCAACTTGGCCTTTTGAGGATCGTACGCTGATGTAGCAAAAAGTATGGGTGCACTCGCCTGCCACGTGGATTTTTTCTGTGTatgtggcattttttgaaaaataaaatatttttttacctttttaagaatattatttttttagataatttctttcgaataaaatttataataaaacaaggatataactacattatttaggttaaatatttttatttggccaaaaataataaaattttagttaatcttttttaaaatttgacctgaaaataaagatttatacaattgaaataaatagtcaaggcatctaaaaagttattaaaaatacatagtttgaaattaattattttggctataattttttatatagctctaaatttCGGTGttctaatttttttattttatttttacagaTTTAACCTGAAAAGgtaaaaatacacagttgaaataaatagtcattgcatcaaaagaagaaataaaaagagtgtacaattGCAAGAAATTACAAGTACaattgtacactctttttatttcttcttttgatgcaatgactatttatttcaactatatattttttataactttttagatgacttgactatttatttcaattgtataaatctttattttcaggtcaaattcaaaaaaaaaaagataaactaaaactttattatttttggccaaataaaatatttagcctaaataatgtagttatatccaagttttattataaattttattcgaaaaaaattatctaaaaaagtaatattcttaaaaagataaaaaaagttatttttaaaaataaatgtcaCATGGACAGAAAAATCCACGTGGAAGGTGAGTGCACCCACACTTTTTGCCACATCAGCGTCTAAGGAGGTAATGGCCCTCACAAGGCCAAGTTAAGGGGTAATTAAGATCGGACATAATTCGAAGAGGATACTAATAATCTGAGCCAAATTTAGGGGTGATTTAAGGTATTTTGCCTTTAGCTTTTCGTTAGGAGGAGATGAGATCACTCATttttggggcatttgcatctatatccactttttgtgtcacattttaacttgtgcccgctttggaaaaaaaattgcaagcgtactcgCTTTTTCACATAACTTCAGCAcacgggactgaagtagcaaaggcaatcacgcaaaacttcagcattctagtagtcgggcctgaagttcagctctagagctgaagtttttgctttgtaactggcgaagtttcccagttacaacacaaaataTGCAGGAAGCTTTTATTCGTGAGGATGTCCCATTTCCATCAACATAATTTTCCTCCAAATCTTCATTTTCTGCCAGCTTCATTTTCAGTGTTGAAAGCTTGCATGCGGCACTCCACTGGTCATTTTGAACGATGCAGAAGTCTTTGATAAGTCATCATGGTTAGCTAGAAGCGCTTTGATGTGGGTGGGGAGCTCAGTTATATGGCCACCAGACATGGTGGCTCGAGCTTGCTCGAAGAACAGAACTTGAACTACTACCCTTAATGGGAGCAATTCGTTTATCTTGCAATCTAATATTCTGCACAAACGCTTTCTTTCATTCTTGTTCAGACCTGGATGCCCTTCTTGTGCCTTTCacgtttttaattaatttaaaaatatatacctGCCTAGCTAATACAAGATGAACAACTGTATGTAAtattaataggtggtaaaaaaaacttcagctctagtatgtaatattaataagtggtaaaaaaaacttcagctctagagctgaagtttttgtgacAGCTGAGTTATGACAGTTGCACAACCCTAAGTAGGGGCGTACGCAGAATTTTTCGTAAGCGGTGTCGATAtgtaaaaaagaaataaagagcAAAAAAATTAGCGGCAtcatattattaaaaaaaaagtacGTTGCGACTCTCCTCGACATATTTGTGGATGTTATTCCGACTCATTGGCCTTTTTCTTAAGTTAGATAAACTTTGAGACGTTGAACTTGGTTTAGAAAGCTCAGTGCTCTAGAGAAACTTTGTTCATTGAAATTAAGCTAAACAACAAAAACATCAATTAGATAACCTCCAAATAATCCCATCAAATTCAACCCATACAAATAAAAGCACGAGAACAACTTACAAAATAAAACCAAGCAACAACCAAGTCTTTCAGTAAAATgcaataaataatatttttaaaattatggttTGAAATAACTGAACCTCGGTAGGCTTTATACTGTTTATTGTCCTTTTTCTATACAAATACGAATGTGGTTTAATTTTCCTTTGAAAGAAGGTCATCGGCAAATCATCAGTAAGGATTTagtactaaaaatatttaaacgaTGCAAGGCTTCGAACTACCAACCTCCGCTGAAAAAGTCAGTAGCTTAACCAGCGAGCCAGGATTGAATTTGGGAAAAGCTATATCATTTTAACTACTTTATTAAATGATTTATTtgtattatatatttatatttaacaAAATTTACGATGAAGCGGTGTCGAATGATACCGCTTCTACCAAGGTAAATCTGCCCCTGACCCCAAGTTAATGCAATGAACCTATTTCACTTAGGTCCAGCTGAATACCTGCAAATGTAAGTGAGAATGGTCTGCTAGCCAGTGTTTTCAAACGAATCAAAGCGATATGGCCAAAAAGTTCATCCAAAAATCTATGCAGTATCGTTTAATATTTTTCTTAATATTAAAAGAAAAACAAGTTGAAAGAATTTGTTGATCAGAATAGACGGTAAGAGCAAAAATATTTAGATATGTGAAtacctaaagaagaagaagtcgTAGAGTAATTTTCAAAGGCAGGCTACATCTTCTAACTGAAGTATAGTTTCTGGGATTGGTCCAAAAAAGATTTTCTACGCAAGACCAATAAAAAAAATAGGCTCTGCATTTTGTCTTTtgttgagaagaagaaaaagtagaaggaggagaagaaggagaaagagggataaagttatttaaaaaatggatacaagttaaaaaaaaattaaaaatataggtataggttaaatgggggcgaccaaataaggcgccccgtgcaattttacCTCATTTTTGCAGAGAGTGGACCTTACTGGGAAAAATTAATACTCTCTCCGttatttatgtgaacctgtttgattgggcacggagtttaagaaaaaaataaaaacttttggaatttgtggtcctaaacaagtccaaatgggccccagagtatttgtgtggttataaaagcttctcattaaggataaagttgtaactttaagctaaattgttaccaaatttagaaagagttcattttttttggaacggaccaaaaaaaaTAGGTTAATAAAAAATAGGGCAATTCAAAGGCAGTGACGTAACGCAAGCGATTACAGTGATTTGTCTTGGGATGTACAAAATAATGGACGTGGAGTGGATAATATATCCTATTTTCCTAATTCCATCACGTTTCCCAAGACGGTAGTTAACGCAGTTATCAcaagtttttgtttttttaaaagcTTTTCTTTGACTTCATTTTTGTTTCCTTTTGTGCTATTTCTCTTTAGCCGTTAGTGGACCTTTGGAGGCCCAAGCAACAAATACACGAAAATGTGGAGGCGTAGTTCCAGATTTTTTCATGAGAAATCATCAGGTCACTGGATCAAAATAATAGCACTACTTTACACAAGCTATCCCTTTTAGATTTTATTAGCAATTTTATATCAACTTATAGCCTAAAATTTCATTCTTTCTCATCTAGGGTTGGGCATATATCGCGTAAAACCGATAACTCGAATCGTTAATTTTTTATTAGGTTATCGGTATCAGGTTATTGAGTTAACGATTCGGTAACAGTTTAGAATTTTTTTTGCTATTGAGTTATCGGTTCAGGTCTCGGTCTGCCGATTTTGTTAATGggttaaccgataacccaataagaattaataaaattacGACTTTATCCTTAAGTATATACAAATGCTAGGGCTTCAGTTCATTATCCCCTATTCTTTCTCAACCTCACTCTtcagttgcttcatcttcattcttcatAAACCGTACTAGTTACTCCTAGCGTAAGTCTTTAGTATGCTATATGtgaattcttcttttttttgcttaactccggtgaattgtcttttcttttttgctCAACTCTTGATTGAGTTATCTTATcaggtaaaccgataaccgaaccgataatgatcgataaccgattaaccgatacccgataaccgataaccgatatcttatcggttcggttatcggtttatcaaatttgtaaaccgataaccgatatgctaaaccgataatattcataaccgaacTGAActgaccgatgcccacccctattCTCATCTCTTTCAGCCGCCTACTTCTCCTCTATCTCTATCCTTATCTTCTTCCTTCTTCAACCTGCGAGGGCCTTCCATTTTTTCCTCTTGTTTTTATCTTCTCTCATTTACACTcctccctttttttttctcttccacTATAATAACACCAAAcgtttctttattttctctttttgacTTTACAATTTCCTCCTCCTTCACTTATATGGGAAAAAACTATCTTCTTTGAGTAATTCCCAGCCTAATTCTGACTGTGGTTGTCACCTTATTCGCCTTCTGTCCACTCTTAAATATGGTATTGCATGACACTTTTTTGGATGAATTTTAGGAGAAGATAAGAGATTGAGAAAATAAAATGGACATCGCCGGAGAAAACAAAATTCGGATAAGTTAGCTGTCCTCCATTA encodes the following:
- the LOC104228294 gene encoding citrate synthase, glyoxysomal-like; this encodes MEKGNSSAVARGRLAVLSAHLAASVNLSDSKLLETSVVSATSVVAPPPNLKGALTIIDERTGKRYPVQVSEEGTIKATDLKKITAGQNDKGLKLYDPGYLNTAPVRSSICYIDGDAGILRYRGYPIEELAEGSSFLEVAYLLMYGNLPSENQLADWEFTVSQHSAVPQGILDIIHSMPHDAHPMGVLVSAMSALSVFHPDANPALRGQDIYKSKQVRDKQIVRILGKAPTIAAAAYLRIAGRPPVLPSNNLSYAENFLYMLDSLGNRSYKPNPRLSRVLDILFILHAEHEMNCSTAAARHLASSGVDVYTAIAGAVGALYGPLHGGANEAVLKMLSEIGSVENIPEFIEGVKNRKRKMSGFGHRVYKNYDPRAKVIKKLADEVFSIVGQDPLIEVAIALEKAALSDEYFVKRKLYPNVDFYSGLIYRAMGFPTEFFPVLFAVPRMAGYLSHWRESLDDPDTKIMRPAQVYTGVWMRHYMPLKERSPYTETDKLGQVSVSNATKRRLAGSGA